One Mesorhizobium loti genomic window carries:
- a CDS encoding Adenosylhomocysteinase, translating into MTQAQANPATSELVERGRGRVAWIRSRMAMLAMLREEFRASRPFAGRRIGMSLHIEPKTAVLLEVLAEGGAEIIGTGNHGSTQDDVVDFLQSQGIGVFGRRADTLADHHANLARVLDAQPDMLLDNGADLAAGIVERGRAASILGGTEETTSGGDRLRGELAGKMPFASIVINDSPLKAIGENKHAVGQSVVESFMRITNLMIPGRRFCVIGYGWCGRGIAQYLRALGGRVAVVEVDEIKALEAALDGYRVAPLAELAPWAEVFITATGRAGVLPAEAIAAMQGGAVLANSGHFPWEIDTEGLAAMTTATTDLDGTLRRLDLANGRHVILIAEGRMFNLAGVEPKGNSIESMDIGFMLQALSLERVVKGENLATGAQPVPDDINRRIARLMMATMGAAR; encoded by the coding sequence ATGACCCAAGCCCAGGCCAATCCGGCGACCTCCGAACTGGTCGAGCGCGGCCGCGGCCGTGTCGCCTGGATCCGTTCGCGCATGGCGATGCTGGCCATGCTGCGTGAGGAGTTCCGCGCCAGTCGCCCCTTCGCCGGCCGCCGCATCGGCATGTCGCTGCATATCGAGCCGAAGACGGCGGTGCTGCTTGAAGTGCTGGCCGAAGGCGGCGCCGAGATAATTGGCACCGGCAATCACGGCTCGACGCAGGACGATGTCGTGGACTTCCTGCAAAGCCAGGGCATCGGCGTGTTCGGCCGCCGCGCCGATACGCTGGCCGACCATCACGCCAATCTGGCTCGCGTGCTGGACGCGCAGCCCGACATGCTGCTCGACAATGGCGCCGACCTTGCCGCCGGCATTGTCGAACGCGGCAGGGCGGCGTCCATCCTGGGCGGCACCGAGGAGACGACCTCGGGCGGCGACCGGCTGCGCGGCGAGCTGGCCGGCAAGATGCCGTTCGCCTCGATCGTCATCAATGACAGCCCGCTGAAAGCGATCGGCGAGAACAAGCACGCGGTCGGCCAGTCGGTGGTGGAAAGCTTCATGCGCATCACCAATCTGATGATCCCCGGCCGGCGCTTCTGCGTCATCGGCTATGGCTGGTGCGGGCGCGGCATCGCGCAGTATCTGCGCGCGCTCGGCGGCCGCGTCGCGGTTGTCGAGGTCGACGAGATCAAGGCGCTCGAGGCCGCTCTCGACGGCTATCGCGTGGCACCGCTGGCGGAGCTGGCGCCGTGGGCGGAAGTGTTCATCACCGCCACCGGCCGCGCCGGCGTGCTGCCGGCCGAGGCGATCGCCGCCATGCAGGGTGGCGCGGTGCTGGCCAATTCCGGGCATTTTCCTTGGGAGATCGACACCGAGGGTCTCGCCGCCATGACCACCGCCACCACGGATCTGGACGGCACATTGCGGCGTCTCGACCTCGCCAATGGAAGGCATGTCATCCTCATCGCCGAGGGGCGCATGTTCAACCTTGCCGGCGTCGAGCCGAAGGGCAATTCGATCGAATCCATGGATATCGGCTTCATGCTGCAGGCGCTGTCGCTGGAGCGGGTGGTGAAGGGCGAAAACCTGGCGACAGGCGCGCAGCCGGTGCCAGACGACATCAACCGGCGCATCGCCCGGCTGATGATGGCTACGATGGGTGCGGCACGCTGA
- a CDS encoding beta-lactamase domain-containing protein — MINARPDGEEASQPGNAAEREATGHAGVSYTFIPVTMPTITEADVRAFQAAMADAGGPVFAHCKTGTRALTLYALGEALDGRMSSRDIAALGLKLGIDLSAASRWFEAHRQLRPDVKGFFDPRTGSVQYVVSDPDTRKCALIDPVLDFDEKSGATTTHNADAMLSYVAENRLSVEWILDTHPHADHLSAAQYLKQKTGAPTAIGASVVDVQRLWQGIYNWPELRVDGSQWDRLFSDGDTFKVGSIAARVMFSPGHTLASITYVIGNAAFVHDTIFMPDSGTARADFPGGDARILWKSIQKILELPDETRLFTGHDYQPGGRAPKWESTVGEQKRTNAHLAGVNEEAFAGLRAARDRTLPMPKLILHALQVNIQAGRLPEPEANGMRYLKFPLDALQGAVW, encoded by the coding sequence ATGATCAACGCCCGTCCTGACGGCGAAGAGGCCTCCCAGCCCGGAAACGCCGCCGAGCGGGAGGCGACCGGTCACGCCGGTGTTTCCTACACCTTCATACCCGTCACCATGCCGACCATCACCGAGGCGGACGTGCGGGCCTTCCAGGCGGCCATGGCCGATGCCGGCGGCCCGGTCTTTGCGCATTGCAAGACCGGCACGCGGGCCCTGACCCTGTATGCATTGGGCGAGGCGCTCGACGGCCGTATGTCATCCCGGGATATCGCGGCTCTCGGCTTGAAACTCGGCATCGACCTGTCGGCGGCGTCGCGATGGTTCGAAGCGCACAGGCAATTGCGACCGGACGTGAAGGGATTCTTCGATCCCCGGACAGGGAGCGTGCAATATGTGGTTTCGGACCCCGACACCCGGAAATGCGCCCTTATCGATCCGGTTCTTGATTTCGACGAGAAGTCCGGAGCGACCACGACGCACAACGCCGACGCGATGCTGTCCTATGTCGCGGAGAACAGGTTGAGCGTCGAATGGATTCTCGACACCCATCCTCATGCCGACCATTTGTCGGCCGCGCAGTATCTGAAGCAAAAGACGGGCGCCCCGACCGCGATCGGAGCCTCGGTGGTCGATGTCCAGCGCTTGTGGCAGGGCATCTACAACTGGCCCGAACTTCGTGTCGACGGTTCGCAGTGGGACAGGCTGTTCTCGGATGGCGACACGTTCAAGGTCGGTTCCATAGCGGCGCGCGTGATGTTTTCGCCCGGTCACACCCTGGCGTCGATCACCTACGTGATCGGCAACGCGGCCTTTGTTCACGACACCATCTTCATGCCTGACAGCGGCACGGCTCGTGCCGATTTTCCCGGTGGTGACGCACGCATCCTGTGGAAATCGATCCAGAAGATCCTGGAGCTCCCGGACGAAACCCGCCTGTTCACAGGCCATGATTACCAGCCGGGCGGACGCGCGCCGAAATGGGAAAGCACGGTCGGCGAGCAGAAGCGCACCAATGCACACCTGGCCGGCGTGAACGAAGAGGCCTTTGCCGGATTGCGCGCGGCGCGTGACCGAACGCTGCCGATGCCGAAACTCATCTTGCATGCCTTGCAGGTCAACATCCAGGCGGGGCGCCTGCCGGAGCCGGAAGCAAACGGTATGCGCTATCTGAAATTTCCTCTCGATGCGCTGCAAGGAGCCGTGTGGTGA
- a CDS encoding transcriptional regulator yields MVSEIQPDAVKMSPADMESRAGEVAALLKTLAHPMRLMLVCTLVEGEYSVSRLEEMLDIHQPSLSQQLTVLRDANIVETRRDGKQIFYRLTAEKAAQLVAALYTIFCSDGRP; encoded by the coding sequence GTGGTGAGCGAGATCCAGCCTGATGCAGTGAAGATGTCGCCCGCCGACATGGAATCGCGCGCCGGCGAAGTGGCGGCCTTGTTGAAGACCCTGGCGCATCCAATGCGGCTGATGCTCGTCTGCACCCTTGTCGAAGGCGAGTATTCGGTCAGCCGGCTGGAGGAAATGCTCGACATCCACCAGCCGAGCCTCTCCCAGCAACTGACGGTGTTGCGCGACGCCAACATTGTGGAAACGCGGCGAGACGGCAAACAGATCTTCTACCGGCTGACCGCCGAGAAGGCCGCTCAGTTGGTTGCGGCACTTTACACGATCTTCTGTTCGGACGGCCGGCCATGA
- a CDS encoding transmembrane protein translates to MTSYLVSLLGGALIGLSCVILLMLNGRIAGVSGIVGKVVQGIDVWTNAAFVAGLLLGPVVYFAAFHHWPTVTVTASLPLIMLAGLLVGFGSRMGSGCTSGHGVMGLARLSPRSIAAVLTFLASGIAAVALLRGAFL, encoded by the coding sequence ATGACCTCTTATCTCGTATCCCTTCTTGGTGGAGCCCTTATCGGTCTTTCCTGCGTCATCCTGTTGATGCTGAACGGCAGGATCGCCGGCGTCAGCGGGATTGTCGGCAAGGTGGTCCAGGGCATCGATGTCTGGACAAACGCCGCCTTCGTCGCCGGATTGCTGCTTGGCCCGGTGGTGTACTTCGCGGCCTTTCATCATTGGCCAACCGTGACCGTGACGGCATCGCTGCCCTTGATCATGCTTGCGGGATTGCTGGTCGGCTTTGGGTCCCGAATGGGCTCGGGTTGCACCAGCGGTCATGGCGTGATGGGGCTGGCCCGGCTATCGCCACGTTCGATCGCCGCAGTCCTGACATTCCTTGCGAGCGGCATCGCGGCCGTCGCGCTTCTTCGCGGAGCCTTCCTGTGA
- a CDS encoding transmembrane protein — protein MTATSFAAVGSGGLVGFTLGLVGGGGSILATPLLLYVVGVAQPHIAIGTGALAVAANAIANFGSHALKGHVWWRCALVFAALGSVGAFAGSTLGKSIDGAHLLFFFGLLMLVVGGLMVRPRRGTSATVRPVDAKMCAMTAAVAIVAGAASGFFGIGGGFLIVPGLILATGMPTINAIGTSLLAVAAFGLATAFNYAQSGMVDWQLAGEFIVGGVGGGLIGMLAATRLASYKNVLNRIFAALIFVVAGYVLYRSIGAFTLG, from the coding sequence ATGACAGCAACCTCGTTTGCCGCCGTCGGCTCTGGCGGCCTGGTCGGTTTCACCCTTGGTCTGGTCGGCGGCGGCGGATCGATCCTTGCCACGCCCCTCCTGCTCTATGTCGTCGGCGTCGCCCAGCCGCACATTGCCATCGGCACAGGCGCGCTTGCGGTGGCCGCCAACGCAATTGCGAACTTCGGCAGCCATGCCTTGAAGGGTCACGTCTGGTGGCGCTGCGCGCTTGTCTTCGCCGCACTGGGCTCCGTGGGGGCTTTCGCGGGATCGACGCTTGGAAAGTCGATCGACGGGGCGCATCTGCTTTTCTTCTTCGGGCTGCTGATGCTGGTGGTCGGCGGCCTGATGGTCCGACCCAGGCGCGGCACTTCGGCCACGGTCCGGCCTGTCGACGCCAAGATGTGCGCGATGACCGCAGCGGTCGCCATCGTCGCCGGCGCGGCCTCCGGCTTCTTCGGCATTGGTGGCGGCTTCCTCATCGTTCCCGGGCTCATCCTGGCCACCGGAATGCCGACAATCAACGCGATCGGCACCTCGCTGCTTGCCGTCGCGGCCTTCGGTCTCGCCACGGCCTTCAACTACGCGCAATCGGGAATGGTTGACTGGCAGTTGGCCGGCGAATTCATCGTTGGTGGTGTTGGCGGGGGCTTGATCGGCATGTTGGCGGCGACCCGCCTGGCATCCTACAAGAACGTGCTCAACCGCATCTTTGCCGCACTGATCTTTGTCGTTGCGGGCTATGTTCTCTACCGCAGCATCGGCGCGTTCACCCTGGGATAG